A genomic region of Anopheles coustani chromosome 3, idAnoCousDA_361_x.2, whole genome shotgun sequence contains the following coding sequences:
- the LOC131260225 gene encoding ras-related protein Rap1, translating into MKGRHLRRRFSLQPSFMKDDTAEERPKREKPLKNDENSISSNVRHKIVMMGAAKVGKSSLITQFLYSSFSPKYKRTVEEMHHGHFSVGGVNLTLDILDTSGAYEFPAMRALSISSADAFILVYDVTDSITFEEVKAIREQIHEIKSTTAVPIVVVGNKTDLSEEDEDLRQVARDTTESMVTVDWENGFVEASAKLNRNVTQIFKELLVQAKITYNLSPALRRRRRQSLPQQASTGSSGGAPSTPQATPSVHVPSVAQLQHLQQIQDKSLGGKRNSCILS; encoded by the exons ATGAAGGGCAGACATCTGCGGCGGCGGTTCAGCCTACAGCCATCGTTCATGAAGGACGACACGGCCGAGGAGCGACCGAAGCGAGAAAA gCCACTCAAGAACGACGAAAACTCGATTAGTTCCAACGTGCGGCATAAAATCGTCATGATGGGTGCGGCCAAGGTAGGCAAAAGCTCTCTCATCACACAGTTCCTGTACAGCAGCTTTTCGCCCAAGTACAAACGAACGGTAGAGGAGATGCATCATGGCCACTTCTCGGTGGGGGGTGTAAATCTGACACTGGACATCCTCGACACTTCCGGAGCATACGAG TTCCCGGCGATGCGAGCACTCTCCATCTCATCAGCAGACGCATTCATCCTGGTGTACGACGTCACCGACAGTATCACGTTTGAGGAAGTGAAAGCGATACGTGAGCAGATTCACGAGATCAAATCGACCACGGCGGTACCGATTGTGGTCGTCGGCAATAAGACCGATCTGAGCGAGGAGGACGAAGATCTGCGGCAG GTAGCACGTGACACAACCGAATCGATGGTGACAGTAGACTGGGAAAATGGATTTGTAGAGGCATCGGCTAAACTTAACAGAAACGTGACCCAG ATTTTTAAGGAGTTGCTGGTGCAAGCGAAAATAACGTACAATCTTAGCCCCGCTCTACGGCGTCGTAGACGGCAATCTCTTCCCCAGCAGGCCAGCACTGGTAGCTCTGGAGGTGCTCCATCGACGCCTCAAGCCACTCCAAGCGTTCACGTTCCTTCTGTCGCTCAGCTGCAGCATTTACAGCAAATTCAAGATAAAAGTTTGGGAGGAAAGCGTAACTCATGTATCCTTTCTTAA
- the LOC131264995 gene encoding alkaline phosphatase-like, giving the protein MFSVVHFCALVLSFTLVLSVTHVDGASSRRTDVDQQHPRSDSRALNSVPVYDAREEVSEYWHDVAQRTLTEHTSQRNNARKAKNAIFFIGDGLSLPTVAATRMYMGNENASLSFEQFPYFGLAKTYCVNRQVADSACTATAFLSGVKINYAMLNVAASVPRSTCEYDHEATEFKGLLKWAQDAGKVTGLVTNTRITHATPAGAYASSANRDWEDDSEVNANCASTPDERKPVDIASQLVHGEVGKKIKVILGCGRRQFLPKGTLDEDGANGTRSDGVNLIEQWKQVHADLGRAEYVSDKRSLLEAAKSNQVDYLLGLFGSSHCLYNLEIDGQQLPEEERKPKLSEMVEAALQMLEDSDQGYVLFVEGGLIDMAHHSNRARLSLDETNEFHKAIELARTRTSIDDTLIVVSSDHSHTLMYNGYPTRGSDILGIGDISGVDKLPYTTLSYANGEGFTDTYTNGNPSNRIDISNYDFKNYRQRYLATVPLSSETHGGEDVGIYASGPSAHLFVGSLEQNVIPMLIAYATNIGAELGWEPEPNPVDDDGDASTLSLSMMVPIGLSLASTLARWLHRHVMMAH; this is encoded by the exons ATGTTCAGTGTAGTTCATTTTTGTGCCTTAGTTTTAAGTTTCACTCTAGTCCTCTCAGTGACACACGTTGACGGTGCCAGCAGTCGCCGGACCGACGTGGACCAGCAGCACCCAAGATCGGACAGCCGTGCCTTGAACAGTGTGCCGGTGTACGATGCCCGAGAGGAAGTGTCCGAGTACTGGCATGATGTGGCGCAGCGCACACTTACGGAACATACAAGCCAGCGCAACAACGCGCGGAAGGCCAAGAATGCCATTTTCTTCATTGGCGACGGCCTGTCGCTGCCGACGGTAGCCGCCACCCGGATGTACATGGGTAATGAGAACGCTTCGTTGTCGTTCGAGCAGTTCCCCTACTTTGGACTGGCCAAAACCTACTGCGTAAATCGGCAGGTGGCGGACTCGGCCTGCACTGCCACGGCGTTCCTGTCCGGGGTGAAGATCAACTACGCCATGCTCAATGTGGCGGCCAGCGTACCGCGTAGCACCTGCGAATACGATCACGAGGCCACGGAGTTCAAGGGATTGCTAAAGTGGGCTCAGGATGCCGGAAAGGTTACGGGGCTGGTGACGAACACCCGCATAACGCATGCTACCCCGGCCGGAGCGTACGCCAGTAGTGCCAATCGCGACTGGGAGGATGACAGTGAGGTCAATGCAAACTGTGCTTCCACTCCGGATGAACGCAAACCTGTGGATATTGCCAGCCAGCTGGTTCACGGAGAAGTCGGTAAAAAAATTAAGGTAATCCTCGGTTGCGGAAGGCGTCAGTTTCTGCCCAAGGGCACTCTGGACGAGGATGGCGCCAATGGAACTCGCTCGGACGGAGTGAATCTGATCGAGCAATGGAAACAGGTGCACGCCGACCTCGGTCGGGCGGAGTACGTATCCGACAAGCGCAGTCTCCTGGAGGCGGCCAAATCGAACCAGGTTGACTATCTGCTGGGCCTGTTTGGCAGCAGCCACTGTCTGTACAATCTGGAGATCGACGGCCAGCAACTGCCGGAGGAAGAGCGCAAGCCTAAGCTTTCCGAAATGGTAGAAGCAGCGCTGCAGATGCTGGAGGACAGCGACCAGGGCTACGTGCTGTTCGTTGAGGGTGGACTCATCGACATGGCCCACCATTCAAACCGGGCGAGACTTTCGCTGGATGAAACCAACGAGTTCCATAAAGCCATCGAGTTGGCCCGCACGCGAACGAGCATCGACGATACCCTGATCGTGGTGTCATCCGACCACAGTCACACGTTGATGTACAACGGTTACCCG ACCCGTGGCAGCGATATCCTGGGCATCGGAGACATCAGCGGTGTAGACAAGCTACCGTATACGACGCTGAGCTACGCGAACGGTGAAGGCTTCACCGATACCTACACCAACGGTAATCCGTCCAATCGGATTGATATCAGCAACTACGACTTCAAGAATTACCGGCAGCGCTATCTCGCCACCGTGCCACTGTCATCGGAAACGCATGGTGGCGAGGACGTTGGCATTTACGCGAGCGGTCCGAGTGCCCATCTGTTCGTCGGCAGTCTGGAGCAAAACGTGATACCGATGCTGATAGCCTATGCGACCAACATCGGGGCCGAGCTGGGCTGGGAACCGGAACCCAATCCggtcgatgatgatggcgatgccAGCACGCTGTCACTCTCGATGATGGTACCGATTGGACTATCGCTGGCGAGTACACTCGCGCGCTGGCTGCACCGCCACGTGATGATGGCGCACTGA
- the LOC131265006 gene encoding alkaline phosphatase-like encodes MAILVRYVVCLLMVTLAAGDLINVPNGGRERDQHFRQRKEDNLQSDTKKPKSQGPPVQGYEDRELETDYWLEQGQKTLADKLATSHNTNHAKNVIFFIGDGLSAQTVAATRMYLGNEANSLSFEHFKDLGSVRTYCVNRQVSDSSCTASAYLSGVKINYGMVNIAASVPRYACEYDRNASDFDGLLKWAQEAGKSTGIITTTKITHATPAGAYANSANRYWENDVEVAASGCDPEQVEDIAEQLVGNDVARHFNVVLGGGRGNLLPKDTIDEEGKAGYREDGKNLIDEWKRTHATMGKSEYVWNREQLLGVDVSNTDYLLGLFENGHMKYNLEVQASSEASRLEPTLEEMTETAIKLLRKNQNGYVLFVEGGLIDVAHHETWARLALDETAEYSKAIDTARKITSEEDTLIVVSSDHSHTMTYNGYPLRGNDILGLGDESDEDQLPYTTLSYANGLSYYSTYTEQNHAVREDVSKFDYTDPKQLYMSMVPMDAETHGGDDVAVWVSGPMSHLFRGVYEQNAIPYIIAYSAKIGDYYTGASSVPVFLSLPLLVVSILLAALSR; translated from the exons ATGGCTATCCTAGTAAGGTACGTCGTGTGTCTGTTGATGGTAACGCTCGCTGCCGGTGATCTTATTAATGTTCCAAACGGAG GTCGTGAACGGGATCAGCACTTCAGGCAGCGAAAGGAGGACAATCTCCAGTCTGACACTAAAAAGCCGAAATCTCAAGGACCCCCAGTGCAGGGGTATGAAGATCGAGAGCTGGAAACTGACTACTGGTTGGAGCAGGGACAGAAAACGTTGGCAGATAAATTGGCCACCTCGCATAACACCAACCACGCTAAgaatgtgatttttttcatCGGAGATGGTTTGTCGGCACAGACGGTTGCGGCGACGCGTATGTACCTCGGCAATGAGGCAAACAGTCTCTCGTTCGAGCACTTCAAAGACCTTGGCTCGGTGCGGACCTACTGCGTCAACCGGCAGGTCTCAGACTCATCCTGTACCGCTAGCGCATACCTGTCCGGTGTAAAGATTAACTACGGCATGGTCAACATAGCTGCCTCAGTGCCCCGGTACGCCTGCGAATACGATCGGAACGCTTCGGACTTTGACGGACTTCTGAAGTGGGCGCAAGAGGCCGGTAAAAGTACgggcatcatcaccaccaccaagattacacacgcaacaccagcCGGTGCATATGCCAACAGCGCCAATCGGTACTGGGAGAACGATGTAGAGGTCGCAGCATCCGGTTGCGATCCGGAGCAGGTAGAGGACATCGCCGAGCAGCTGGTAGGTAACGATGTAGCCCGTCACTTCAATGTGGTTCTCGGTGGTGGGCGCGGCAATCTGCTACCTAAGGACACGATCGATGAAGAGGGCAAAGCGGGTTACCGTGAGGATGGTAAGAATCTAATTGACGAATGGAAGCGAACTCACGCCACCATGGGCAAATCGGAGTACGTGTGGAACCGCGAACAGCTGTTGGGAGTTGACGTGTCGAACACTGACTACCTGCTCGGCCTATTCGAAAATGGACACATGAAATATAACCTTGAGGTGCAGGCGAGCAGTGAAGCTAGCCGGCTCGAACCGACGCTGGAAGAAATGACCGAAACCGCCATCAAGTTGTTGCGCAAGAACCAAAACGGATACGTGCTGTTTGTCGAAGGTGGACTGATCGACGTAGCGCACCACGAAACATGGGCTCGGCTGGCGCTGGACGAGACAGCAGAGTACTCTAAAGCGATTGATACGGCCCGTAAGATCACCAGTGAGGAGGACACACTGATCGTAGTGAGCTCAGATCATTCGCACACTATGACGTACAATGGCTATCCT CTGCGTGGAAATGACATTCTAGGGTTGGGGGACGAAAGCGACGAGGATCAGCTGCCCTACACGACACTAAGCTACGCCAATGGGCTCTCCTACTATTCGACGTACACCGAGCAGAACCACGCCGTGCGTGAAGATGTCTCAAAGTTCGACTACACCGATCCCAAACAGCTGTACATGTCGATGGTTCCGATGGACGCCGAAACGCACGGTGGGGACGACGTGGCCGTTTGGGTGTCCGGGCCGATGTCGCATCTGTTCCGCGGCGTATACGAGCAAAACGCTATCCCGTACATAATCGCGTACAGTGCAAAGATTGGTGACTACTACACCGGTGCCAGTTCCGTCCCGGTGTTCCTATCACTACCGCTTTTGGTTGTCAGCATTCTGTTGGCCGCATTGAGCCGGTAG
- the LOC131260216 gene encoding alkaline phosphatase-like → MFRIICSFLLIVSVVGVALGALNDEYDSDKRYHPRLQDELSPKLTSKNAEQEQTIEYWRNQAKATVEKLRQRKENTNIAKNVIMFLGDGMSIATVAMARVYAGGEEKPLSFEEFPYVGMSKTYCVNYQVADSACTATAYLTGVKGNYETIGVNAHVPVRDCEAVRNRTTHTSSIGQWAMDAGKDAGIVTTTRVTHASPSGMYAHIAFRDWEDDYWVKQDNCDPEQVDDIAEQLVYGETAPRLRVILGGGRREFMDRDIHQDYETGKGGYRSDGRHLINEWLKNGPVGENRTFVWKRSDLLAVDPRRTDRLLGMFEPSHCVYNLDRVHKNLVEEPTLAEMVDKATDILSTNPNGFFLFVEGGRIDHGHHDNQARYAIDETVEFAKAIELARKKFSEEDTLIVVTSDHSHSVSFAGYPNRGNDIFGIAGTGNDGLPYMTISYANGLGFYKHVDAAKGTRANVRDMPDALADDFPFPAMLPVELETHGGEDVAVYASGPWSHLFTGSYEQNTIPHMMAYASCIGSGQKACAKP, encoded by the exons ATGTTCCGAATTATCTGTTCATTTTTGCTGATAGTCAGCGTGGTCGGTGTCGCTCTTGGGGCTCTGAACGACG AGTACGACAGTGACAAACGGTACCATCCGAGGCTGCAGGATGAGCTGAGTCCGAAGCTGACTTCCAAGAATGCGGAACAGGAGCAGACTATCGAGTACTGGCGCAATCAGGCTAAGGCGACGGTGGAAAAGTTGAGacagagaaaggaaaatacaAATATTGCAAAAAATGTTATTATGTTCCTTGGCGATGGCATGTCCATCGCAACCGTCGCTATGGCTCGAGTTTATGCCGGCGGTGAAGAGAAGCCCTTGTCCTTCGAAGAGTTCCCATACGTGGGTATGTCGAAGACGTACTGCGTAAATTATCAGGTAGCGGATTCTGCGTGCACGGCCACCGCATACCTGACGGGAGTGAAGGGAAACTACGAGACGATCGGTGTGAATGCCCACGTGCCGGTGCGTGACTGTGAGGCGGTGCGCAATCGTACCACGCACACGTCTTCCATCGGACAGTGGGCGATGGATGCGGGTAAGGATGCAGGTATCGTCACAACAACACGCGTTACCCATGCGTCCCCCTCTGGGATGTACGCCCATATTGCGTTCCGCGATTGGGAGGACGATTACTGGGTCAAGCAGGATAATTGTGATCCAGAGCAGGTCGATGACATCGCAGAGCAACTGGTTTACGGTGAAACCGCTCCACGACTGCGCGTGATATTGGGTGGAGGACGACGGGAATTCATGGATCGGGACATCCACCAGGACTACGAGACGGGTAAAGGAGGATATCGATCAGATGGACGCCATCTCATCAATGAGTGGCTGAAGAACGGACCGGTCGGCGAGAACCGTACATTCGTGTGGAAGAGATCCGACCTTCTGGCGGTGGATCCTCGCCGAACCGATAGACTGCTGGGGATGTTTGAACCGAGTCATTGCGTGTACAATTTAGATCGAGTCCATAAAAATCTAGTTGAAGAGCCCACGCTAGCCGAGATGGTCGATAAGGCTACCGATATTTTAAGTACCAATCCGAATGGGTTCTTCCTGTTTGTGGAAGGAGGCCGAATCGATCATGGACATCATGATAATCAAGCACGATACGCCATCGATGAGACGGTCGAGTTCGCCAAGGCAATTGAGTTGGCGCGTAAAAAGTTCAGTGAAGAGGACACACTGATAGTGGTTACGTCAGACCATTCGCACAGTGTTAGCTTCGCGGGATATCCG AACCGTGGAAACGATATCTTCGGAATTGCCGGAACAGGCAACGATGGGCTACCGTACATGACGATAAGCTACGCCAATGGGCTTGGCTTTTACAAGCACGTTGACGCCGCCAAAGGAACGCGTGCTAACGTACGCGATATGCCAGATGCCCTCGCTGATGACTTCCCGTTTCCGGCCATGCTACCGGTCGAGCTTGAGACACACGGTGGGGAGGATGTGGCAGTGTATGCCTCCGGTCCATGGTCACACTTGTTCACTGGATCCTACGAACAGAATACCATTCCACACATGATGGCCTACGCTTCGTGTATCGGTAGCGGCCAGAAGGCGTGTGCAAAACCCTAA